A portion of the Tenacibaculum todarodis genome contains these proteins:
- a CDS encoding GLPGLI family protein translates to MKALQFKIIILLVSFTTSSSFYLTKNIPEVKDFQGKATYISKTKMDLGTWGNRMSVAQKKQIGERLKNRLEKTYTLTFNKQESFFEEQDKIDAISGATDSWGKNFTPGDQYKNVSKNSQIQSQEFYGKRFLVKDKLQDIEWNLDSETKVIGNYECYKATASIPTEELTWYSFSWSKINSREKKKEKNNVKENKISMTTVEVWYTQQIPVSHGPQEFWGLPGLILEVSSGNTTLVCTELIINPKDKLEITAPKKGEIVTKTEYQNIISKKMKEFRDMRAGRGRGR, encoded by the coding sequence ATGAAAGCTTTACAATTTAAAATTATTATTCTATTAGTATCATTTACAACATCCTCTAGTTTTTATTTAACTAAGAATATACCTGAAGTAAAAGATTTTCAAGGAAAAGCAACTTATATCTCTAAAACAAAAATGGATTTAGGTACTTGGGGAAATAGGATGTCTGTAGCTCAAAAGAAACAAATAGGTGAAAGACTTAAAAATAGATTAGAAAAAACCTACACCTTAACTTTCAATAAGCAAGAATCTTTCTTTGAAGAGCAAGATAAAATAGATGCAATATCGGGAGCAACTGATTCTTGGGGGAAAAACTTTACTCCAGGTGATCAATACAAAAATGTCAGTAAAAATTCTCAAATACAAAGCCAGGAGTTTTATGGTAAAAGGTTTTTAGTTAAAGATAAGTTACAAGATATTGAGTGGAATTTAGATTCTGAAACCAAAGTAATAGGAAACTATGAGTGTTATAAAGCAACAGCAAGTATTCCAACAGAAGAGTTAACTTGGTATTCTTTTTCTTGGTCCAAAATAAATAGTAGAGAAAAAAAGAAAGAGAAAAATAATGTTAAAGAAAATAAGATTTCAATGACAACTGTTGAAGTTTGGTACACTCAGCAAATTCCAGTAAGTCATGGACCTCAGGAGTTCTGGGGTTTACCTGGTTTAATACTTGAAGTTAGTTCAGGAAACACAACACTTGTATGTACAGAGTTAATTATTAATCCTAAAGATAAATTAGAAATTACTGCGCCTAAAAAAGGAGAAATTGTTACTAAAACTGAATATCAAA
- a CDS encoding MATE family efflux transporter: MILANYTKEFKYNWKLAAPVMLGMLGHTFVSFVDNIMVGQLGTAELAAVSLGNSFMFIAMSLGIGFSTAITPLIAEADSSNNFKQAKSTFKHGLFLCTVLGIAMFLAVYFSKPLLYLMKQPTEVVELALPYLDLVAFSLIPLIVFQAFKQFSDGLSMTKYPMYATIIANLVNVLLNYLLIFGKFGFPELGIVGAAYGTLVSRFIMVLYLWWLLKKKERSKKLVSDIKLFVLDKLMLRKIISLGFPSAMQMFFEVAIFTAAIWLSGLLGKNPQAANQIALNLSSMTFMVAMGLSVASMIRVGNQKGLHKYKELRRIAFSIFLLGTILAVLFALLFFIFHQYLPNIYVDLSDVKNYADNMEVVSIASQLLIAAAFFQISDSIQVVVLGALRGLQDVKIPTLLTFISYWVIGFPVSYYFGKEEMYGSFGIWLGLLAGLTTASILLFIRFNYLTKKLIKTKDNGLT, encoded by the coding sequence TTGATTTTAGCAAACTATACAAAAGAATTTAAATACAATTGGAAACTTGCAGCACCAGTAATGTTAGGTATGTTAGGACATACTTTTGTTAGTTTTGTTGATAATATAATGGTTGGACAATTAGGAACCGCAGAATTAGCTGCTGTTTCTTTGGGGAATAGTTTTATGTTTATAGCAATGTCTTTAGGAATTGGTTTTTCTACAGCGATAACTCCTTTAATTGCTGAAGCAGATTCTTCTAACAACTTTAAACAAGCAAAATCTACATTTAAACATGGTTTGTTTTTATGTACAGTTTTAGGAATTGCCATGTTTTTGGCAGTATATTTTTCTAAGCCATTACTGTATTTAATGAAACAACCAACTGAGGTTGTAGAGTTAGCACTTCCGTATTTAGATTTAGTAGCTTTTTCTTTAATTCCGTTAATAGTTTTTCAGGCATTTAAACAGTTTAGTGATGGTTTGTCTATGACAAAATATCCGATGTATGCAACTATAATTGCTAATTTGGTTAATGTGCTTTTAAACTACCTACTAATTTTTGGAAAGTTTGGTTTCCCTGAATTAGGAATTGTAGGAGCAGCTTACGGAACTTTAGTTTCTAGATTTATAATGGTGCTATATTTATGGTGGTTATTGAAGAAAAAAGAACGCTCTAAAAAATTAGTTTCAGACATTAAGCTCTTTGTTTTAGATAAGTTAATGTTAAGGAAAATTATAAGTTTAGGCTTTCCTAGTGCAATGCAAATGTTTTTTGAAGTTGCAATTTTTACAGCAGCCATTTGGTTAAGTGGTTTGTTGGGTAAAAATCCGCAAGCAGCTAATCAAATTGCATTAAATTTATCTTCTATGACTTTTATGGTTGCAATGGGATTAAGCGTTGCTTCTATGATTAGAGTTGGAAACCAAAAAGGATTACATAAATATAAAGAACTTCGTAGAATAGCATTTTCAATCTTTTTATTAGGAACAATTTTGGCGGTTTTATTTGCCTTATTGTTTTTTATATTTCATCAATATTTACCTAATATTTATGTGGATTTATCTGATGTGAAAAATTATGCAGATAATATGGAAGTGGTTTCAATAGCTTCTCAATTGTTAATTGCAGCAGCATTTTTTCAAATATCAGATAGTATACAAGTTGTAGTTTTGGGAGCTTTACGCGGTTTACAAGATGTTAAAATACCAACATTGCTTACTTTTATCTCTTATTGGGTAATTGGTTTTCCTGTTTCTTATTACTTCGGAAAAGAAGAAATGTATGGAAGTTTTGGAATTTGGCTTGGCTTATTAGCAGGATTAACAACTGCTTCAATTTTATTATTTATTAGATTCAATTATTTAACAAAAAAACTTATTAAAACAAAAGACAATGGACTTACCTAA
- the tpx gene encoding thiol peroxidase produces MATITLKGNPIETSGNLPKVAAKAADFKLVTVDLSEKTLADFAGNKLVLNIFPSVDTGTCAASVRNFNKEASSLKDTKVLCISRDLPFAQARFCGAEGIDNVVMLSDFATGQFGKDYGLEITTGPLANLHSRSIVVIDENGTVIHTEQVTETVDEPNYEAALKAL; encoded by the coding sequence ATGGCAACAATAACACTTAAAGGAAACCCTATAGAAACTTCAGGAAACTTACCAAAAGTAGCTGCAAAAGCAGCAGATTTTAAACTAGTTACAGTAGATTTATCTGAAAAAACATTAGCAGATTTTGCTGGAAACAAATTAGTCTTAAACATTTTTCCATCAGTAGACACTGGTACTTGTGCTGCATCTGTTAGAAATTTTAATAAAGAAGCAAGTTCTTTAAAAGACACTAAAGTATTATGTATTTCTAGAGATTTACCATTTGCCCAAGCTCGTTTTTGTGGCGCAGAAGGAATTGATAATGTTGTAATGTTATCTGATTTTGCAACGGGACAATTTGGTAAAGATTATGGTTTAGAAATTACAACAGGTCCATTAGCTAATTTACACTCTCGTTCTATTGTTGTAATTGATGAAAACGGAACTGTAATACATACAGAACAAGTTACAGAAACTGTAGATGAGCCAAATTACGAAGCTGCATTAAAAGCTTTATAA
- a CDS encoding diacylglycerol kinase family protein, translating into MKNPNDGFIRGRLRSMKFALRGMWLLLTTEDSIKAQSFFALIAIIAGFYFNISSFEWMAQLLVIGLVLVAEAVNTAVEEVADFIHPDYHKKIGLIKDIAAGAPAIAALISLAIAAIIYLPKITELLA; encoded by the coding sequence ATGAAAAATCCTAATGACGGATTTATAAGAGGTCGATTAAGAAGTATGAAGTTTGCACTTCGTGGAATGTGGTTACTTTTAACTACAGAAGACAGCATTAAAGCACAATCTTTTTTTGCTTTAATAGCTATTATCGCAGGTTTTTATTTTAATATTTCTTCTTTTGAATGGATGGCACAATTATTAGTTATCGGTTTAGTTTTAGTAGCAGAAGCTGTAAATACAGCGGTTGAAGAAGTTGCCGATTTTATTCATCCAGATTATCATAAAAAAATAGGTTTAATAAAAGATATTGCTGCAGGCGCTCCTGCAATTGCAGCACTAATCTCTTTAGCTATTGCAGCTATAATTTACCTTCCAAAAATAACAGAGTTATTAGCGTAA